The Alnus glutinosa chromosome 7, dhAlnGlut1.1, whole genome shotgun sequence genome includes a region encoding these proteins:
- the LOC133873731 gene encoding uncharacterized protein LOC133873731, whose amino-acid sequence MASAIPQPPRPLFRRHRTTRFLISRNPPGKWTTQKNNNDTSSPARLAHLHLPHHHLVHSLLSLCPRLLLPCPPLHFLLQPRSPIFRHSLPVMTTPKAAAQDSGQPSTKTVRVVIKGQVQGVFYRNWTVDNANQLGLKGWVRNKRDGTVEALFSGNPDVVQEMEQRCRRGPPAAVVTGLGVFPSSDDPGSRFECKPTV is encoded by the exons ATGGCATCAGCAATCCCACAACCACCGAGGCCACTGTTTCGCCGGCACAGAACAACAAGATTCCTCATATCTCGGAACCCTCCAGGTAAATGGACCACGCAGAAGAACAACAATGATACTTCTAGTCCTGCTAGACTCGCCCATCTCCATCTTCCTCACCATCATCTTGTTCATTCTCTTCTTTCGCTTTGCCctcgtcttcttcttccttgtccTCCTCTTCATTTTCTGCTCCAACCTCGTTCACCTATTTTTCGACATTCTCTGCCCGTCATGACCACTCCTAAGGCCGCCGCTCAAGACTCCGGCCAGCCCTCAACCAAAACG GTGAGGGTTGTGATAAAGGGGCAGGTGCAGGGGGTGTTCTACAGGAACTGGACGGTGGATAATGCCAACCAACTGGGGCTGAAAGGTTGGGTGCGGAACAAGAGGGATGGCACTGTGGAAGCTCTGTTCTCTGGGAACCCTGATGTGGTCCAGGAGATGGAGCAAAGGTGTCGCCGAGGTCCACCAGCTGCGGTGGTTACCGGGCTCGGGGTTTTTCCTAGCAGCGATGATCCTGGATCTAGATTTGAGTGCAAACCAACAGTCTGA